From one Triticum aestivum cultivar Chinese Spring chromosome 4B, IWGSC CS RefSeq v2.1, whole genome shotgun sequence genomic stretch:
- the LOC123094826 gene encoding co-chaperone protein p23-1, with amino-acid sequence MQYELDLELFDVVSVEESQAALAPRTICYLVKKAEGKWWPRLLKKEGKPPVFLKVDWDKWQDEDDEDAGFGDFGDMDFSKLDMGGGDDDDEILEHDENNVVDNANKGSL; translated from the exons ATGCAGTATGAGCTTGACCTTGAGCTCTTTGATGTTGTCAGTGTTGAG GAGAGCCAAGCGGCTCTTGCCCCGAGGACTATATGCTACCTTGTCAAGAAAGCTGAGGGCAAGTGGTGGCCTAGGCTGCTCAAGAAGGAAGGCAAACCACCTGTGTTCCTCAAGGTTGACTGGGATAAATGGCAAGATGAGGATGATGAAGACGCTGGAT TTGGTGACTTTGGTGATATGGACTTCTCG AAGCTGGATATGGGaggtggtgatgacgatgatgagatTTTGGAGCATGATGAAAACAATGTGGTTGACAATGCTAACAAAGGAAGCTTATGA